A genomic stretch from Nocardia wallacei includes:
- a CDS encoding GNAT family N-acetyltransferase, which translates to MTEPDRPDTPRQPPPPPQHWVADVLAADGGVVRLRPITPDDAEALQRFHAGLSDRTRYLRYFGPYPRMTPKDLYRTTHVDYRDRVGLVVELGESIIAVGRYELLSDRAGPRAAEVAFVVADGHQGRGLGSILLEHLAGAAAENDIATFVAEVLAENNAMVTVFRDAGYQVQRSRDGSVLHLEFAIDPTEALLSVRDSRERASEARSVGNLLSPGSIAVIGATPSAGRVGGAVLANLLSGVFQGPVYPVNPNRGSVRGVRAYATVRDIPDEVDLAVVAVPATEIQSVLDDCMAKGVKGLVVLTAGFSETGPAGFAAERDLVAAVRGHGMRVVGPSALGIANTDPAVSLNATLASVLPGRGRVGFFCQSGPLGAAILGEAAARKLGLSTFVSAGNRADVSGNDLLQYWDTDPDTDVVLLYLETFGNPRKFSRIARRVARSKPIVAVSSGRNATRTVPVSALERSVERDLFAQAGIVQVDTISELFDCAMLLAYQPLPSGPRLAVIGNSAALGWLAVDAARGEGLAVRAPTDLRPQATPADFLTAVAAAMDSPDIDAVIVIFAPPVPVSVSAYAEAIRTGAQTGTKPVLTTFVADHGMPNLLTVRGAGGTVERGSIPSYPDPERAARALARVRRYADWRTRPASLIVRPADVDTERARNLVGEWMSRAPEGQWLGDLEAVDLLACYGIRVVEFREVRDEDGAEQAAAELGYPVAAKATGELWRNRPDLTGVRLDLWRPSAVRRAYTDLAEVSGNEVVHIQRMATKGVGCVLRVQDDPSFGSVISFGLSGTIIDLLGDRVYRALPLTEAESVALIDAPRAAPLLDGQTGVPGKTIGEPVDKQALSQLAQRISALCDDLPEIRELSVEPILASPRGAEILYARARIGPEPSRFDIGPRRLA; encoded by the coding sequence CGACCGACCCGACACCCCACGGCAGCCGCCGCCTCCGCCGCAGCACTGGGTGGCCGATGTGCTGGCGGCCGACGGCGGTGTCGTGCGCCTGCGCCCGATCACGCCGGACGACGCCGAGGCGTTGCAGCGGTTCCACGCCGGGCTCTCCGACCGGACCCGCTATCTGCGGTATTTCGGCCCGTACCCGCGCATGACACCCAAGGACCTGTACCGCACCACGCACGTCGACTACCGCGACCGCGTCGGGCTGGTGGTCGAGCTGGGCGAGAGCATCATCGCGGTCGGGCGCTACGAACTGCTGTCGGACCGGGCGGGGCCGCGCGCGGCCGAGGTGGCCTTCGTGGTGGCCGACGGGCATCAGGGCCGCGGGCTGGGTTCGATCCTGCTCGAGCACTTGGCCGGCGCGGCCGCCGAGAACGACATCGCGACCTTCGTCGCCGAGGTGCTGGCGGAGAACAACGCGATGGTGACGGTCTTCCGCGACGCCGGCTACCAGGTGCAGCGCAGCCGCGACGGCTCGGTCCTGCATCTGGAATTCGCCATCGATCCGACCGAGGCGCTGCTGTCGGTCCGGGATTCGCGGGAGCGGGCGTCCGAGGCACGCAGCGTCGGCAATCTGCTCAGCCCGGGGTCGATCGCGGTCATCGGCGCCACTCCGTCCGCGGGGCGGGTCGGTGGCGCGGTGCTGGCGAATCTGCTGTCGGGGGTGTTCCAGGGGCCGGTGTACCCGGTCAATCCGAACCGCGGCTCGGTGCGGGGGGTGCGTGCCTACGCGACGGTGCGCGACATCCCCGACGAGGTGGACCTGGCGGTCGTGGCCGTGCCGGCCACCGAGATCCAGTCGGTCCTCGACGACTGTATGGCCAAGGGGGTCAAGGGCTTGGTCGTGCTGACCGCGGGGTTCTCCGAGACGGGCCCGGCGGGATTCGCCGCGGAACGCGATCTGGTGGCCGCGGTGCGCGGGCACGGTATGCGCGTCGTGGGCCCGAGCGCGCTGGGCATCGCCAACACCGATCCCGCGGTGTCGTTGAACGCCACGCTGGCCTCGGTGCTGCCCGGCCGCGGCCGGGTGGGCTTCTTCTGCCAGTCCGGGCCGCTGGGCGCGGCCATCCTGGGCGAGGCGGCCGCCCGCAAACTCGGCCTGTCGACCTTCGTCTCCGCCGGCAACCGCGCCGACGTCTCCGGCAACGACCTGCTGCAGTACTGGGATACCGATCCCGACACCGATGTGGTGCTGCTGTACCTGGAGACCTTCGGCAATCCGCGCAAGTTCTCCCGGATCGCGCGGCGGGTGGCGCGCAGCAAACCCATCGTGGCCGTCAGCAGCGGCCGCAACGCCACTCGCACGGTCCCGGTCAGCGCGCTGGAACGCTCGGTGGAACGAGACCTGTTCGCCCAGGCGGGCATCGTGCAGGTGGACACCATCTCCGAACTGTTCGACTGCGCGATGCTGCTGGCCTACCAGCCGCTGCCGAGCGGGCCGCGGCTCGCGGTGATCGGCAACAGCGCCGCACTGGGCTGGCTGGCGGTCGACGCGGCCCGCGGCGAGGGACTGGCCGTGCGCGCGCCGACGGATCTCCGACCGCAGGCCACGCCCGCCGATTTCCTGACGGCGGTGGCGGCGGCGATGGATTCGCCCGATATCGACGCGGTGATCGTGATCTTCGCGCCGCCGGTTCCGGTGTCGGTGTCGGCGTACGCGGAGGCGATCCGCACCGGCGCGCAGACAGGCACGAAACCCGTGCTCACCACGTTCGTCGCCGATCACGGCATGCCGAATCTGCTGACGGTGCGAGGCGCCGGCGGCACCGTCGAACGCGGGTCGATCCCGTCGTATCCGGATCCCGAACGGGCCGCGCGGGCGCTGGCCCGGGTGCGCCGCTATGCCGACTGGCGCACCCGGCCCGCCTCGCTCATCGTGCGGCCCGCCGACGTGGATACCGAACGGGCTCGAAACCTGGTGGGGGAGTGGATGTCTCGCGCGCCCGAGGGACAGTGGCTCGGCGATCTCGAGGCGGTGGACCTGCTGGCCTGCTACGGCATCCGGGTGGTCGAATTCCGCGAGGTGCGCGACGAGGACGGCGCCGAGCAGGCGGCCGCGGAGCTGGGATATCCCGTGGCGGCGAAGGCGACCGGCGAACTGTGGCGCAACCGGCCCGACCTGACCGGCGTGCGCCTGGATCTGTGGCGGCCGTCCGCGGTGCGGCGCGCCTATACCGACCTGGCCGAGGTCTCCGGCAACGAGGTGGTGCACATCCAGCGCATGGCGACCAAGGGCGTGGGCTGTGTGCTGCGCGTGCAGGACGATCCGTCGTTCGGCTCGGTGATCAGCTTCGGCCTCTCGGGCACCATCATCGACCTACTCGGCGACCGGGTCTACCGCGCCCTGCCCCTGACCGAGGCCGAATCGGTCGCACTCATCGACGCGCCCCGCGCCGCCCCCCTCCTGGACGGACAGACCGGCGTTCCGGGCAAGACCATCGGCGAACCGGTCGACAAACAAGCCCTTTCCCAACTGGCACAACGCATCTCGGCCCTGTGCGACGACCTCCCGGAAATCCGCGAACTGTCCGTCGAGCCGATCCTGGCCTCCCCCCGAGGCGCCGAAATCCTCTACGCCCGCGCCCGAATAGGCCCCGAACCCAGCCGCTTCGACATAGGCCCCCGCCGCCTGGCCTGA
- a CDS encoding RBBP9/YdeN family alpha/beta hydrolase, whose translation MRIYIVPGYSAGVDDHWFPWLAARLAADGHRVSILELPTPDAPVRAEWDARLAADIATVDLDTVLVTHSLGTITALRFLAGLETDWRLGGLVAVSGFLRPLAAVPELDEYLTDSPDAAALAPRIAARVMIHSDNDEIVPPAASRALATALSAERIELPGGGHFLAAEGFTTFPRVLAAVERIAHPPV comes from the coding sequence GTGCGAATCTACATAGTGCCCGGCTACTCGGCCGGAGTCGACGACCACTGGTTCCCCTGGCTCGCCGCGCGGCTCGCCGCCGACGGGCACCGCGTCTCGATCCTGGAGCTGCCCACTCCGGACGCCCCGGTCCGGGCGGAGTGGGATGCCCGGCTCGCCGCCGACATAGCGACGGTGGACCTCGATACCGTGCTGGTCACCCACAGCCTCGGCACGATCACGGCGCTGCGATTTCTGGCCGGGCTCGAAACCGATTGGCGGCTCGGCGGTCTCGTCGCTGTCTCCGGCTTCCTGCGCCCCCTCGCCGCCGTCCCCGAGCTGGACGAGTACCTGACCGACAGCCCCGACGCCGCCGCCCTGGCGCCGCGGATCGCCGCCCGCGTCATGATTCACTCCGACAACGACGAAATCGTCCCGCCGGCCGCCTCTCGCGCCCTGGCCACCGCCCTCTCCGCCGAGCGCATCGAACTACCCGGCGGCGGCCACTTCCTCGCCGCCGAGGGCTTCACCACCTTTCCTCGAGTTCTCGCGGCCGTCGAGAGAATCGCTCACCCTCCGGTGTGA
- the ppc gene encoding phosphoenolpyruvate carboxylase — protein MREDQIEAATAPLRDDIRFLGAILGETIRDHEGPEVFELIERVRVEAFRVRRSEVERSAVADMLRDTDIRVALPLIRAFSHFLLLANLAEDLQRDRRRAVHVAAGEPPQESSLAATYRKLDAARPDGDAVAELLADALMSPVITAHPTETRRRTVFDVQARITELMRRRQRYTEGEPEYADIDTQLRRQILLLWRTALIRLARLRIQDEIEVGLRYYDLTLLEVIPRINAEVRDALRARWPGRDLLARPILRPGSWIGGDRDGNPNVTAEVVHRATHRAGAVAIGHYLKELVGLEKSLSQSARLVPITPELAELADAGFDDSPQRADEPYRRALRGIRARLTATALRSLGEVPGEGVGPVGAQARPYTLPRELLDDLNTVDASMRASGDGLLADDRLAGLRGAVETFGFHLQGLDMRQNSEVHEQVVAELFAWAGVHSDYASLPEPQRVELLAAELSTRRPLLGPTARLSELAAKELGVLRAAKAALDDLGPDTVPNSIISMCTSVSDVLEAALLLKESGILDPGDADTPPASPTGVVPLFETIDDLRHGADTLVAALEVPAYHRLVAARGMQQEVMLGYSDSNKDGGYLAANWALYRAELDLVDAARKTGIRLRLFHGRGGTVGRGGGRSYDAILAQPAGAVRGSLRLTEQGEVISTKYAERGTAHRNLEALVAGTLESTLLDVEGLGADAEPAYELFDELAELARQAYARLVHETPGFVDYFRASTPIAEVADLNLGSRPASRKPTSSVSDLRAIPWVMAWSQSRVMLPGWYGTGSAIEQWVGDDPQRLATLSDLYRRWPFFRTVMSNLAQVMAKADLDIAARYAELVDDTALRDTIFGMIRAEFDRTARMHAAVTGSDQLLADNPALAESIRNRFPYLEPLNQMQVELLRRRRAGDDSELVERGILLTMNGLATALRNSG, from the coding sequence ATGCGCGAAGATCAGATCGAGGCTGCGACCGCGCCACTACGGGACGACATCCGCTTCCTGGGTGCCATCCTGGGCGAGACGATCCGCGACCACGAGGGCCCCGAGGTGTTCGAGCTCATCGAACGGGTCCGGGTGGAGGCGTTCCGGGTGCGCCGGTCCGAGGTGGAGCGCAGTGCCGTCGCGGACATGTTGCGCGACACCGACATTCGGGTGGCCCTGCCGCTGATCCGGGCCTTCAGCCACTTCCTCCTGCTGGCCAATCTGGCCGAGGACCTGCAGCGCGACCGGCGGCGCGCGGTGCACGTGGCGGCGGGGGAGCCGCCGCAGGAGTCCAGCCTCGCCGCCACCTACCGCAAGCTCGACGCGGCCCGGCCCGACGGCGACGCGGTGGCCGAGCTGCTGGCCGACGCGCTGATGTCCCCGGTGATCACCGCGCATCCCACCGAGACCCGCCGCCGCACGGTCTTCGACGTGCAGGCCCGCATCACCGAACTGATGCGCCGCCGCCAGCGCTACACCGAGGGCGAGCCCGAGTACGCCGACATCGACACTCAGCTCCGCCGCCAGATCCTGCTGCTGTGGCGCACCGCCCTGATCCGCTTGGCGCGCCTGCGCATTCAGGACGAGATCGAGGTCGGCCTGCGCTACTACGACCTGACCCTGCTCGAGGTCATCCCGCGCATCAACGCCGAGGTCCGCGACGCGCTCCGCGCCCGCTGGCCCGGCCGCGACCTGCTCGCCCGCCCCATCCTGCGCCCGGGCTCCTGGATCGGCGGCGACCGTGACGGCAACCCCAACGTCACCGCCGAGGTGGTGCATCGGGCCACTCATCGCGCGGGTGCCGTCGCGATCGGCCACTACCTGAAAGAGCTTGTGGGACTGGAGAAGTCGCTGTCGCAATCGGCGCGGCTGGTGCCGATCACGCCGGAGCTGGCGGAGCTGGCCGACGCCGGTTTCGACGATTCCCCGCAGCGCGCCGACGAACCGTACCGGCGGGCGCTGCGCGGCATCCGGGCGCGGCTGACGGCCACCGCGCTCCGATCGCTGGGCGAGGTCCCGGGCGAAGGCGTCGGGCCGGTCGGAGCACAGGCCCGTCCGTACACCCTCCCGCGGGAACTGCTCGACGACCTGAACACCGTCGACGCCTCGATGCGCGCCTCGGGTGACGGCCTGCTCGCCGACGACCGCCTCGCCGGGCTGCGCGGTGCGGTCGAGACCTTCGGCTTTCACCTGCAGGGCCTGGATATGCGCCAGAACTCCGAGGTGCACGAACAGGTGGTCGCGGAGCTGTTCGCCTGGGCGGGAGTGCATTCGGACTACGCGAGTCTGCCCGAGCCGCAGCGCGTCGAACTGCTGGCCGCCGAACTGAGCACCCGCCGCCCGCTGCTCGGACCCACCGCGCGACTGAGCGAACTGGCCGCGAAGGAACTCGGCGTCCTGCGTGCGGCGAAGGCGGCCCTGGACGATCTCGGTCCCGACACCGTGCCCAATTCGATCATCAGCATGTGCACCTCGGTCAGCGACGTGCTCGAGGCCGCTCTCCTGCTGAAGGAGTCCGGCATTCTCGATCCGGGCGACGCCGACACTCCGCCGGCCAGCCCGACAGGTGTGGTACCGCTGTTCGAAACCATCGACGACCTGCGCCACGGCGCCGACACGCTGGTCGCCGCCCTCGAGGTGCCGGCCTATCACCGGCTGGTCGCGGCACGCGGCATGCAGCAGGAGGTCATGCTCGGTTACTCCGACTCCAACAAGGACGGCGGCTACCTCGCCGCCAACTGGGCGCTGTATCGCGCCGAACTCGATCTGGTGGACGCGGCACGCAAGACCGGTATCCGGTTGCGGCTGTTCCACGGTCGCGGCGGCACGGTCGGTCGCGGCGGCGGCCGCAGTTACGACGCCATCCTCGCCCAACCCGCCGGTGCCGTACGCGGCTCGCTGCGCCTCACCGAACAGGGCGAGGTGATCTCGACCAAGTACGCCGAGCGCGGCACCGCCCACCGCAACCTGGAGGCGCTGGTCGCGGGCACGCTGGAATCGACGCTGCTGGATGTCGAGGGTCTGGGCGCCGACGCCGAACCGGCCTACGAACTGTTCGACGAGCTGGCGGAGCTGGCGCGGCAGGCGTACGCCCGGCTGGTGCACGAAACACCCGGCTTCGTCGACTACTTCCGCGCGTCCACCCCGATCGCCGAGGTGGCCGACCTCAATCTGGGCAGCCGCCCCGCCTCCCGGAAGCCGACCAGTTCGGTCAGCGACCTGCGCGCAATCCCGTGGGTGATGGCCTGGAGCCAATCTCGGGTGATGCTGCCGGGCTGGTACGGCACGGGCTCGGCGATCGAGCAGTGGGTGGGCGACGACCCGCAACGCCTCGCCACGCTGTCGGACCTCTACCGGCGCTGGCCGTTCTTCCGCACGGTGATGTCGAATCTGGCGCAGGTGATGGCCAAGGCCGACCTGGACATCGCCGCCCGCTACGCCGAGCTGGTGGACGATACGGCCTTGCGCGACACCATCTTCGGCATGATCCGCGCGGAATTCGATCGCACCGCCCGCATGCACGCCGCCGTCACCGGCAGCGATCAGCTCCTCGCCGACAACCCGGCCCTGGCCGAGTCGATCCGCAACCGGTTCCCGTACCTGGAGCCGCTGAACCAGATGCAGGTGGAGCTACTGCGTCGCCGCCGCGCGGGCGACGACTCGGAACTGGTGGAACGCGGCATCCTGCTGACCATGAACGGCCTGGCCACGGCGCTGCGGAACTCCGGATAG